The following proteins are co-located in the Candida dubliniensis CD36 chromosome 3, complete sequence genome:
- a CDS encoding DNA topoisomerase III, putative (Similar to S. cerevisiae TOP3;~In S. cerevisiae: conserved protein that functions in a complex with Sgs1p and Rmi1p to relax single-stranded negatively-supercoiled DNA preferentially, involved in telomere stability and regulation of mitotic recombination) — MKILCVAEKPSIAKAVANILGGGRTSLRDSSEKFIKNYDFTFTFKPEDGPCQVTMTSVVGHITNLEFESAFAWGKCVPGRLFDADILTVITKKAVHENIAKEARNADKLMIWTDCDREGEYIGFEIMNAAKKYNRNLELNNIWRAKFSHLERNHIIRAAKNPVNLDMSAVAAVSCRMEVDFRVGTSFTRLLTDQLRQKGIIDGTQVASYGTCQFPTLGFVVDRYKRVKNFIPEPFWHIEVETRKENKKTVFNWVRGHFFDKLYVVMLYEQCCKSGEYGIISKIESKRKPNFRPFPLTTVELQKDCARFFKMSAKAALEAAEKLYNQGFLSYPRTETDRFAKETDFRSLLEVHKQDSRWGSYTTELLSQGYQVPRSGSHDDKAHPPIHPIKYVSLDTLKSINEKKVYEYVVRRFIACCSKDAVGMQTVATLKWGDEFFTANGLMVLEKNYLDVYIYKKWESSKQLPKFTEGERIKLASGVLKEGKTSPPNHMTEPELIALMDANGIGTDATIAEHIHKIENRGYIAKSKKGKNEFIVPSLLGMGLIDGLDKMEFEDISLSKPFLRKSLERSLEEIATGSRSKVDVLNTTISVYLDAFGVCSHQILVLCNECRRVLRGNSSNNNNNNSNNNT; from the coding sequence ATGAAGATACTATGTGTTGCAGAGAAACCGTCAATTGCAAAAGCTGTGGCAAATATCTTGGGAGGAGGACGAACATCATTACGAGATTCATCAgaaaaattcatcaaaaaCTACGATTTCACATTTACTTTCAAACCTGAAGATGGCCCTTGTCAAGTGACCATGACTTCGGTTGTTGGACATATCACGAATCTTGAGTTTGAGTCGGCTTTTGCCTGGGGGAAATGTGTTCCTGGACGACTATTTGATGCAGACATATTGACCGTTATTACCAAGAAAGCTGTTCATGAAAACATTGCAAAAGAGGCAAGAAACGCtgataaattgatgatCTGGACAGATTGTGATAGAGAAGGGGAATACAttggatttgaaattatgaATGCTGCCAAAAAATACAATAGGAACCTTGAGTTGAACAATATTTGGCGAGCCAAGTTTTCACATCTTGAACGAAATCATATTATTCGAGCAGCAAAGAATCCCGTGAACTTGGATATGAGCGCAGTAGCTGCTGTCTCGTGTCGTATGGAAGTTGATTTTCGAGTGGGTACCAGTTTTACACGTTTGTTGACTGATCAATTGCGACAAAAGGGGATAATTGATGGGACACAGGTGGCTTCTTATGGAACATGTCAGTTTCCGACGTTGggatttgttgttgatagaTATAAACGagtgaaaaattttataCCGGAACCATTTTGGCATATTGAGGTTGAAACaaggaaagaaaacaaaaagacaGTTTTCAATTGGGTTCGAGGTCATTTTTTTGACAAGTTGTATGTGGTTATGCTTTACGAACAGTGCTGCAAGAGTGGGGAATATGGAATCATATCAAAGATAGAATCAAAGAGGAAACCCAATTTCCGTCCCTTCCCATTGACAACGGttgaattacaaaaagaTTGTGCTAGGTTTTTTAAGATGTCTGCCAAGGCAGCATTGGAAGCTGCTGAAAAGCTTTACAATCAGGGGTTTTTGTCGTATCCGAGAACTGAAACTGATAGATTTGCCAAAGAAACTGATTTCAGGAGTTTACTAGAAGTCCACAAGCAAGATTCTCGATGGGGGAGCTACACAACTGAGCTTTTAAGCCAAGGATATCAAGTTCCTCGGAGTGGTTCTCATGATGATAAGGCGCATCCTCCAATCCATCCCATCAAATATGTTTCCTTGGATACTCTAAAATCCATCaacgaaaaaaaagtgtATGAATACGTTGTACGTCGGTTTATTGCCTGTTGCTCAAAAGACGCTGTTGGTATGCAAACCGTGGCGACTTTAAAATGGGGAGACGAATTCTTCACAGCAAATGGATTAATGGtgcttgaaaaaaattatttggatGTGTATATATACAAAAAATGGGAAAGCTCCAAGCAGTTACCAAAGTTCACGGAAGGAGAGCGGATCAAGTTGGCTAGTGGAGTATTGAAAGAGGGAAAAACAAGTCCGCCGAATCATATGACTGAGCCTGAGCTAATTGCATTGATGGATGCCAATGGTATTGGAACAGATGCTACTATTGCGGAGCATATCCATAAAATAGAGAATAGAGGATATATTGCTAAATCGAAAAAGGGAAAGAATGAATTTATTGTCCCTTCACTCTTAGGAATGGGACTCATAGATGGCCTTGACAAAATGGAATTTGAAGATATATCGCTATCAAAACCATTTTTACGAAAGTCATTGGAACGATCGCTTGAGGAAATAGCGACCGGATCTCGGTCCAAAGTGGATGTTTTGAATACAACAATAAGCGTATACCTAGACGCTTTTGGTGTTTGTTCTCATCAGATACTAGTTTTGTGCAATGAATGTAGAAGAGTTTTACGTGGAAATAGcagtaacaacaacaacaacaatagtaaCAATAATACGTAA